In Microbacterium lushaniae, the following are encoded in one genomic region:
- a CDS encoding LpqB family beta-propeller domain-containing protein, protein MRRLAAAAAAALVLLLSACAGLPTTGAVNPGRSPVDVEADPDIRFIPDSPQPDASPEEIVSGFIRAGSGSQDGWATARQFLTESFAPEWNPLATVTIDRLTDRSTPTTPVDGVSTVEVTPIGIVDAEGAYQPHNGGVATLSFALTEENGQWRIADAPDGIVLFEEQFRSVFRSASLAYFDPLWQYLVPDVRWFPRTNSATYIARALVDGAPSPWLDGSVATAFPEDVGGATRAVTVSEGVAQVDLDGSALSLGQTTLDRMQAQLESSLRSPDITGVQMTANGSPLQARAAATVSTRVDAQSLVELTDGPFGFLDGDSVEAVGGLSPAVESVDAVAVQTTADLELAAIRTASGAVVRAAADGTTALLDQRPGLLSPTIDPFGMVWAVPAGDPAAVRAYAPAGGTIDVADAWPGATGISAMQVSRDGARIAATVTVRGHTELWVAGIRRTSDGAEITLGEPNMVAVLSGEGAGLAWLDDITLGVLLRSGGDASLREQPVGGPGTDLTIPAGVSSVAGGNSSARLLTDGGILYVRQGPTWQQLASDVRVLAVQQGMP, encoded by the coding sequence GTGAGGCGCCTGGCCGCGGCGGCCGCCGCCGCGCTCGTGCTCCTGCTCTCCGCCTGCGCGGGCCTGCCCACCACCGGCGCCGTGAATCCCGGGCGCTCGCCGGTGGACGTCGAGGCCGATCCCGACATCCGCTTCATCCCCGACAGCCCGCAGCCCGACGCCTCGCCCGAAGAGATCGTCAGCGGCTTCATCCGCGCCGGGTCGGGGTCGCAGGACGGCTGGGCCACCGCGCGGCAGTTCCTCACCGAATCCTTCGCGCCGGAGTGGAACCCGCTGGCAACGGTCACGATCGACCGCCTGACCGACCGTTCCACCCCGACCACGCCGGTGGACGGGGTGAGCACGGTGGAGGTGACCCCCATCGGCATCGTGGACGCCGAGGGGGCGTATCAGCCGCACAACGGCGGCGTCGCGACGCTGAGCTTCGCGCTGACGGAGGAGAACGGCCAGTGGCGCATCGCGGATGCCCCCGACGGCATCGTGCTGTTCGAGGAGCAGTTCCGCAGCGTCTTCCGCTCGGCGTCGCTGGCGTACTTCGATCCGTTGTGGCAGTACCTCGTGCCCGATGTCCGGTGGTTCCCGCGCACCAACAGCGCGACCTACATCGCGCGGGCGCTCGTGGACGGTGCGCCCAGTCCGTGGCTGGACGGATCGGTCGCGACCGCCTTCCCCGAGGACGTGGGGGGCGCCACGCGCGCGGTCACCGTCTCCGAGGGCGTCGCACAGGTCGACCTCGACGGATCCGCCCTCTCGCTCGGGCAGACCACGCTGGATCGCATGCAGGCGCAACTGGAGTCCTCCCTGCGTTCGCCCGACATCACCGGCGTGCAGATGACGGCCAACGGCTCGCCGCTGCAGGCCCGCGCCGCCGCGACCGTCTCCACGCGCGTGGACGCCCAGTCGCTCGTGGAACTGACCGACGGGCCGTTCGGCTTCCTCGACGGCGACTCCGTGGAGGCCGTCGGCGGCCTCTCGCCCGCCGTGGAGTCGGTGGACGCGGTCGCGGTGCAGACGACCGCCGACCTGGAACTCGCGGCCATCCGCACCGCCTCCGGGGCCGTGGTGCGCGCCGCCGCCGACGGCACGACGGCGCTGCTGGACCAGCGCCCGGGCCTGCTGTCTCCGACGATCGATCCCTTCGGGATGGTGTGGGCTGTGCCCGCAGGCGACCCCGCCGCGGTGCGCGCGTACGCGCCGGCGGGCGGCACGATCGACGTGGCCGACGCGTGGCCGGGCGCCACCGGGATCTCGGCGATGCAGGTCTCCCGCGACGGGGCTCGGATCGCGGCCACCGTGACGGTGCGCGGTCACACCGAGCTGTGGGTCGCGGGCATCCGACGCACCTCCGACGGCGCCGAGATCACGCTGGGCGAACCGAACATGGTCGCCGTGCTCAGCGGCGAGGGCGCCGGCCTGGCGTGGCTGGATGACATCACCCTCGGCGTCCTGCTGCGCTCGGGCGGCGACGCGTCGCTGCGCGAGCAGCCCGTGGGCGGCCCGGGCACCGACCTGACGATCCCCGCCGGCGTGTCGTCGGTGGCGGGCGGCAACTCCAGCGCGCGCCTGCTCACCGATGGCGGCATCCTGTACGTGCGGCAGGGCCCGACATGGCAGCAGCTCGCGTCGGACGTGCGCGTGCTCGCCGTCCAGCAGGGCATGCCGTAA
- a CDS encoding ComF family protein, protein MPTSPVRRALAEALAFLLPVECAGCSAVDVALCEGCLAQLCASPSQQVVDGLTVRSALVYDGVVARVIRALKEEGRTALARPLGEALEAAAASWDLHGVIVVPVPTSAAAMRRRGYRVAELLARRAGWRTQRLVRTTRRTADQRALGIGGRAANVAGSMRARGVAGARVLIVDDVVTTGATLRETARAVRAAGGEVIGAVTVAATPRRISRGRERTGPVR, encoded by the coding sequence ATGCCCACCAGCCCCGTCCGCCGCGCGCTCGCCGAGGCGCTCGCCTTCCTCCTGCCCGTCGAATGCGCCGGATGCTCCGCCGTCGACGTCGCGCTGTGCGAGGGGTGCCTCGCGCAGCTGTGCGCGTCGCCGTCCCAGCAGGTCGTCGACGGGTTGACCGTGCGCAGCGCACTGGTCTACGACGGCGTCGTGGCCCGCGTCATCCGCGCCCTCAAGGAGGAGGGCCGCACGGCCCTCGCCCGGCCGCTGGGGGAGGCGCTGGAAGCGGCCGCCGCATCCTGGGACCTCCACGGGGTGATCGTGGTGCCCGTGCCGACCTCCGCCGCGGCCATGCGACGACGCGGCTACCGGGTGGCCGAGCTCCTCGCCCGCCGCGCCGGCTGGCGCACGCAACGGCTCGTGCGCACGACGCGCCGCACGGCCGACCAGCGGGCCCTCGGGATCGGCGGCCGGGCGGCCAACGTGGCCGGCAGCATGCGGGCGCGCGGGGTGGCCGGTGCCCGAGTCCTCATCGTGGACGATGTGGTCACCACCGGCGCCACGCTGCGCGAGACGGCACGCGCCGTGCGGGCGGCGGGGGGCGAGGTGATCGGCGCGGTCACGGTCGCGGCGACGCCGCGGCGGATTTCTCGCGGTCGAGAGAGAACGGGTCCCGTGAGGTGA
- the hpf gene encoding ribosome hibernation-promoting factor, HPF/YfiA family, translated as MDTSIVGVGVGITDRFRSVVEEKAARIEHLCPRAQVLEVKVTHRAYHNGRMEDDTVELTLVNKGPVVRAEAADGDKFTALDLAVDKMTEQLRRAKDKRIDSRNHPRGPKFEKGTGALEGIDVEPASADAIHAVATGDIPVLRSVDDEPYTPVVIRTKQFDAEWMTVEEAVDRMELVGHDFFLFIDARTDHPSVVYRRKGWDYGVISLTAAAPPAARAAS; from the coding sequence ATGGACACCAGTATCGTCGGCGTGGGGGTCGGGATCACCGACCGCTTCCGCAGTGTCGTCGAGGAGAAGGCAGCCCGCATCGAACACCTCTGCCCGCGGGCGCAGGTCCTGGAAGTGAAGGTGACCCACCGGGCGTACCACAACGGCCGGATGGAGGACGACACCGTCGAGCTGACGCTCGTGAACAAGGGCCCCGTGGTCCGGGCCGAGGCGGCGGACGGCGACAAGTTCACCGCGCTGGATCTGGCCGTGGACAAGATGACCGAGCAGTTGCGCCGCGCGAAGGACAAGCGCATCGACTCGCGCAACCATCCTCGCGGTCCGAAGTTCGAAAAGGGCACCGGCGCGCTGGAGGGCATCGACGTGGAGCCCGCGTCGGCCGATGCCATCCACGCCGTGGCGACCGGCGACATCCCGGTGCTGCGCTCGGTGGACGACGAGCCCTACACGCCCGTGGTCATCCGTACGAAGCAGTTCGACGCCGAATGGATGACGGTCGAGGAGGCCGTGGACCGCATGGAGCTGGTCGGGCATGACTTCTTCCTCTTCATCGACGCGCGCACCGACCACCCGAGCGTGGTGTACCGCCGCAAGGGCTGGGACTACGGTGTGATCTCGCTGACGGCGGCCGCGCCGCCGGCAGCCCGCGCCGCGTCCTGA
- the secA gene encoding preprotein translocase subunit SecA, with product MANPLEKLLRAGEGRILRRLQQVVKAVNALEEDYSHLTDDELRGETAELRTRFEAGESLDRLMPEAFAAVREAAQRTLGQRPYDVQIMGGAALHLGNIAEMKTGEGKTLTATFAVYLNAIAGQGVHVITVNDYLATYQSELMGRVYRALGMTTGVIVSGQTPELRRAQYACDITYGTNNEFGFDYLRDNMAWRKEDLVQRGHYYAIVDEVDSILIDEARTPLIISGPSSGEANRWFAEFAKIARTLEAGVDYEVDEKKRTIGVLEPGIEKVEDYLGIENLYESANTPLISFLNNSIKALALFKRDTDYVVMNDEVMIVDEHTGRILVGRRYNEGIHQAIEAKEGVPVKAENQTLATVTLQNYFRLYDKLAGMTGTAETEAAEFMSTYKLGVVPIPTNKPMIRKDQSDLVYKNETAKFAQVVEDIVERHATGQPVLVGTTSVEKSEYLSRLLAKKGIKHEVLNAKNHAREAEIVARAGRLGAVTVATNMAGRGTDIMLGGNPEFLAVQELKAQGLDPVETPEEYEAEWDAVYQRVRETAAEEGAKVVEAGGLYVLGTERHESRRIDNQLRGRSGRQGDPGESRFYLSLTDDLMRLFQSGAAEAILARANFPDDVAIESGMVSRAIKSAQAQVEARNAEIRKNVLKYDDVLNRQREAIYADRRHILQGDDIADRVQHFIEDAISAVIDDHTGSGHTESWDFDALWTELKTLYPVGVTIDEVVADAGTRGRITAEGLKREILSDARIAYAKREEELGEQAVRELERRVVLQVLDRRWRDHLYEMDYLKDGIGLRAMAQRDPLIEYQREGYQMFQAMMGQIKEESVGYLFNLEVEVRRAEGEQGAQVEAKGLSGPAEAPRLEYSAANDAGEVEVRNERGQVQQAATGRMRQAAASSGAAPTRTAEAPRGAFGQRTDGAGPTAPAANRAQRRAADKKK from the coding sequence GTGGCCAATCCTCTCGAGAAACTGCTCCGAGCCGGAGAGGGACGCATCCTCCGGCGGCTTCAGCAGGTCGTGAAGGCCGTCAACGCGCTGGAAGAGGACTACTCCCACCTCACCGACGACGAACTGCGCGGCGAGACTGCCGAGCTCCGGACGCGCTTCGAGGCGGGGGAGAGCCTCGACCGCCTCATGCCCGAGGCCTTCGCCGCCGTGCGCGAGGCAGCCCAGCGCACCCTCGGTCAGCGCCCGTACGACGTGCAGATCATGGGTGGTGCAGCGCTTCACCTGGGCAACATCGCCGAGATGAAGACCGGTGAGGGCAAGACGCTGACGGCCACCTTCGCCGTCTACCTCAATGCGATCGCCGGCCAGGGCGTGCATGTCATCACCGTCAACGACTACCTCGCGACCTACCAGTCCGAGCTCATGGGCCGCGTCTACCGCGCGCTCGGGATGACCACCGGCGTCATCGTCTCGGGACAGACCCCGGAGCTGCGCCGGGCGCAGTACGCGTGCGACATCACCTACGGCACCAACAACGAGTTCGGGTTCGACTACCTGCGCGACAACATGGCGTGGCGCAAGGAGGACCTCGTCCAGCGCGGCCACTACTACGCCATCGTCGACGAGGTGGACTCCATCCTCATCGACGAGGCCCGCACGCCGCTGATCATCTCCGGTCCCTCCTCGGGGGAGGCGAACCGCTGGTTCGCGGAGTTCGCCAAGATCGCCCGCACGCTCGAGGCGGGCGTGGACTACGAGGTGGACGAGAAGAAGCGCACGATCGGCGTGCTCGAGCCCGGTATCGAGAAGGTCGAGGACTACCTCGGGATCGAGAACCTGTACGAGTCGGCCAACACCCCGCTCATCTCGTTCCTGAACAACTCGATCAAGGCCCTCGCGCTGTTCAAGCGCGACACCGACTACGTCGTCATGAACGACGAGGTCATGATCGTCGACGAGCACACCGGCCGCATCCTGGTCGGTCGTCGGTACAACGAGGGCATCCACCAGGCCATCGAGGCCAAGGAGGGTGTGCCGGTCAAGGCCGAGAACCAGACCCTCGCGACCGTCACGCTGCAGAACTACTTCCGCCTGTACGACAAGCTCGCCGGCATGACCGGCACCGCCGAGACCGAGGCGGCGGAGTTCATGTCGACGTACAAGCTCGGCGTGGTCCCCATCCCGACGAACAAGCCGATGATCCGCAAGGACCAGTCCGACCTCGTCTACAAGAACGAGACGGCCAAGTTCGCCCAGGTCGTCGAAGACATCGTCGAGCGCCACGCCACCGGGCAGCCGGTGCTGGTGGGCACCACGAGCGTGGAGAAGAGCGAGTACCTCTCGCGCCTGCTGGCGAAGAAGGGCATCAAGCACGAGGTGCTCAACGCCAAGAACCACGCGCGCGAGGCCGAGATCGTCGCGCGCGCCGGGCGCCTGGGCGCCGTCACGGTCGCCACGAACATGGCAGGGCGCGGTACCGACATCATGCTCGGCGGCAACCCCGAGTTCCTCGCGGTGCAGGAGCTGAAGGCCCAGGGCCTGGATCCGGTCGAGACTCCTGAGGAGTACGAGGCCGAATGGGATGCGGTGTACCAGCGCGTGCGCGAGACCGCCGCGGAGGAGGGCGCCAAGGTCGTCGAGGCCGGTGGCCTCTATGTCCTGGGCACCGAGCGTCACGAGTCCCGCCGCATCGACAACCAGCTGCGCGGGCGCTCCGGCCGACAGGGCGACCCGGGCGAGAGCCGGTTCTACCTGTCGCTGACCGATGACCTCATGCGCCTGTTCCAGTCCGGGGCCGCCGAGGCGATCCTCGCCCGCGCGAACTTCCCCGACGACGTCGCGATCGAATCCGGCATGGTCTCCCGCGCCATCAAGAGCGCGCAGGCCCAGGTCGAGGCGCGCAATGCCGAGATCCGCAAGAACGTGCTGAAGTACGACGACGTCCTCAACCGGCAGCGCGAGGCGATCTACGCCGACCGCCGCCACATCCTGCAGGGCGATGACATCGCCGACCGCGTCCAGCACTTCATCGAAGACGCCATCTCGGCCGTCATCGACGACCACACCGGCAGCGGTCACACCGAGAGCTGGGACTTCGACGCCCTGTGGACGGAGCTGAAGACCCTCTACCCGGTGGGCGTGACGATCGACGAGGTCGTCGCCGACGCCGGGACGCGCGGCCGCATCACGGCGGAGGGTCTCAAGCGGGAGATCCTCTCCGACGCCCGCATCGCCTACGCCAAGCGCGAGGAGGAGCTCGGCGAGCAGGCCGTGCGCGAGCTCGAGCGCCGTGTCGTGCTGCAGGTGCTCGACCGCCGCTGGCGCGACCACCTGTACGAGATGGACTACCTCAAGGACGGCATCGGCCTGCGGGCGATGGCCCAGCGCGACCCGCTCATCGAGTACCAGCGCGAGGGCTACCAGATGTTCCAGGCGATGATGGGCCAGATCAAGGAAGAGTCGGTCGGCTACCTGTTCAACCTCGAGGTCGAGGTGCGTCGCGCCGAGGGCGAGCAGGGTGCGCAGGTGGAGGCCAAGGGCCTCTCGGGCCCGGCGGAAGCCCCGCGCCTGGAGTACTCCGCGGCCAACGATGCCGGCGAGGTGGAGGTCCGCAACGAGCGCGGGCAGGTGCAGCAGGCCGCCACCGGACGCATGCGGCAGGCCGCCGCGTCGTCCGGCGCCGCCCCCACGCGCACCGCCGAGGCGCCGCGCGGCGCCTTCGGTCAGCGCACCGATGGCGCCGGGCCCACCGCTCCCGCGGCCAACCGCGCCCAGCGTCGGGCCGCCGACAAGAAGAAGTAG
- a CDS encoding pyridoxal phosphate-dependent aminotransferase has product MSPLRPLDQSSKLKDVLYEIRGQALVEADRLESEGHAILKLNTGNPASFGFEAPFQIVRDMIEALPHAHGYSDSRGIMSARRAVVSRYEQVPGFPGLDPDDVYLGNGVSELITIVMQALLDEGDEVLIPAPDYPLWTAMTSLGGGTPVHYLCDELDGWQPDLDDIRAKITPRTKAIVVINPNNPTGAVYSRQVLEGIAQIARENSLLVLSDEIYDRILFDDAAHIPMAVVAPDLLCLTFNGLSKTYRVAGYRSGWLAITGPKTHAAGFLEGIQLLASTRLCANVPAQHAVLAALTGVQSIDALIAPSGRLHEQRDAAWESLEAIPGVSCVRPRGALYAFPRLDPEVYDIPDDGKFVYDFLVAEHVLLVQGTGFNWPTPDHLRIVTLPEARVLTDAIERLGNFLSSYRP; this is encoded by the coding sequence ATGAGCCCGCTTCGCCCCCTCGATCAGTCCTCCAAGCTGAAGGACGTCCTCTACGAGATCCGCGGGCAGGCTCTCGTCGAGGCCGACCGGCTGGAGTCGGAGGGTCACGCGATCCTCAAGCTCAACACCGGCAACCCGGCCTCGTTCGGCTTCGAGGCACCGTTCCAGATCGTCCGCGACATGATCGAGGCCCTTCCGCACGCCCACGGCTACAGCGACAGCCGCGGCATCATGTCGGCCAGGCGCGCGGTGGTGTCGCGGTACGAGCAGGTGCCCGGGTTCCCCGGGCTGGATCCGGATGACGTGTATCTCGGCAACGGCGTTTCCGAACTCATCACGATCGTCATGCAGGCGCTGCTGGATGAGGGCGACGAAGTCCTCATCCCCGCTCCGGACTACCCCCTGTGGACGGCGATGACGAGCCTGGGCGGCGGCACTCCGGTGCACTACCTGTGCGACGAGCTGGACGGGTGGCAGCCCGATCTCGACGACATCCGCGCGAAGATCACGCCGCGCACGAAGGCCATCGTCGTGATCAACCCCAACAACCCCACGGGCGCGGTGTACTCGCGTCAGGTGCTGGAGGGGATCGCCCAGATCGCGCGCGAGAATTCGCTGCTCGTGCTCTCCGATGAGATCTACGACCGCATCCTCTTCGACGATGCCGCCCACATCCCGATGGCCGTGGTGGCACCCGACCTGCTGTGCCTGACCTTCAACGGACTGTCCAAGACGTACCGCGTCGCGGGCTACCGGTCGGGATGGCTCGCCATCACCGGCCCGAAGACGCACGCCGCGGGGTTCCTGGAGGGCATCCAGCTGCTGGCGTCCACGCGGCTGTGCGCCAACGTGCCCGCGCAGCACGCGGTGCTCGCCGCCCTCACCGGTGTGCAGTCGATCGACGCGCTCATCGCCCCGTCCGGGCGACTGCACGAACAGCGCGATGCGGCGTGGGAGAGCCTGGAGGCGATCCCCGGGGTCTCCTGCGTGCGCCCGCGGGGTGCGCTGTACGCCTTCCCCCGGCTCGACCCCGAGGTCTATGACATCCCCGACGACGGGAAGTTCGTCTACGACTTCCTCGTGGCCGAGCACGTCCTGCTCGTCCAGGGGACGGGTTTCAACTGGCCCACGCCCGACCACCTGCGCATCGTGACGCTGCCGGAGGCGCGCGTGCTGACCGACGCGATCGAGCGCCTCGGGAACTTCCTGTCGTCCTACCGGCCGTAG
- a CDS encoding Rv3235 family protein produces MASMPAGSLPAHPVTARAADVDEFFAPQRTSTSALPDPDPLLRNLTRGVLEVLAGVREIEQLARWLTEDAYRALLTRANLATRARSARGVPATRPVHAIRSVRLCVPADGVIEAVVVVATPARTRAVAVRLQGIDRRWRATSLALL; encoded by the coding sequence ATGGCATCGATGCCGGCGGGCTCCCTCCCCGCACACCCTGTGACGGCCCGCGCCGCCGATGTGGACGAGTTCTTCGCCCCGCAGCGCACCTCCACCTCCGCCCTCCCCGATCCCGACCCGCTGCTGCGTAATCTCACGCGCGGCGTCCTGGAGGTGCTGGCCGGGGTGCGCGAGATCGAGCAGCTCGCCCGCTGGCTCACCGAAGACGCCTACCGGGCGCTGCTGACGAGGGCGAATCTCGCCACGCGCGCCCGCAGCGCGCGCGGCGTCCCGGCCACGCGCCCGGTCCACGCCATCCGCTCGGTGCGGCTGTGCGTGCCCGCCGACGGCGTCATCGAGGCCGTCGTGGTGGTCGCCACCCCCGCACGCACCCGTGCCGTCGCCGTGCGCCTGCAGGGCATCGACCGCCGCTGGCGGGCGACCTCGCTCGCGCTGCTGTGA